A window of the Streptomyces sp. Ag109_O5-10 genome harbors these coding sequences:
- a CDS encoding FadR/GntR family transcriptional regulator, with protein sequence MAVTDEAIEKIKDMIVSGALRPGERLPKESELAAELGLSRNSLREAVRALSLIRILDVRQGDGTYVTSLDPQLLLEAMSFVVDFHRDDTVLEFLAVRRILEPAATAMAASRISEQQLGALDAQLDALGAEPSVEELVACDLEFHRGIVQSSGNSVLCSLLDGLSGPTTRARIWRGLTQEDAVARTLREHRAILAALRDRDAEAARSWATVHIASVEQWLRSSL encoded by the coding sequence ATGGCAGTCACCGATGAGGCGATCGAGAAGATCAAGGACATGATCGTCTCCGGTGCGCTGCGCCCCGGAGAACGGTTGCCCAAGGAGAGCGAGCTCGCCGCCGAACTGGGCCTGTCCCGCAACTCGTTGCGGGAGGCCGTACGGGCCCTGTCGCTGATCCGGATCCTGGACGTCCGGCAGGGCGACGGCACGTATGTCACGAGCCTGGACCCGCAGTTGCTTCTCGAGGCGATGAGCTTCGTGGTCGACTTCCACCGCGACGACACGGTCCTGGAGTTCCTCGCGGTGCGCCGGATCCTGGAGCCGGCCGCGACGGCAATGGCCGCCTCCCGGATCAGCGAGCAGCAACTGGGTGCGCTGGACGCTCAGTTGGACGCGCTCGGCGCCGAGCCCTCGGTGGAGGAACTGGTCGCCTGCGACCTGGAGTTCCACCGGGGCATCGTGCAGAGTTCGGGAAACTCGGTGCTGTGCTCGCTCCTTGACGGGCTGTCGGGCCCGACCACCAGGGCGCGGATCTGGCGCGGTCTGACCCAGGAGGACGCGGTCGCCCGGACCCTGCGGGAGCACCGGGCGATCCTGGCCGCGCTGCGCGACCGGGACGCGGAGGCGGCCCGGTCCTGGGCCACCGTGCACATCGCGAGCGTGGAGCAGTGGCTGCGCAGCAGCCTGTGA
- a CDS encoding SCO1664 family protein yields the protein MSAPERIPPRSVTAAELLARGELTVRGRIRDASNAALFCTVALDGREVSCVYKPVAGERPLWDFPDGTLAQREVAAYEVAAATGWDLVPPTVLRDGPYGEGMVQLWIDVDPEGAELLGLVDAEEPEPGWKAIGLAEVGDGKTALLVHADDERLRRLAVLDAVINNADRKGGHLLPTADGRLYGIDHGVTFNVDNKLRTLLWGWAGEDLTGEAVEVLKGLREALGGPLGTRLAELITAAELDATRARVETLLTAGRHPEPSGEWPAIPWPPV from the coding sequence ATGTCCGCGCCAGAACGGATACCGCCGCGGAGCGTGACCGCCGCCGAGCTGCTCGCCCGCGGTGAGCTGACGGTACGCGGCCGCATCCGCGACGCCTCCAACGCGGCACTGTTCTGCACGGTCGCGCTCGACGGCCGCGAGGTGTCCTGCGTCTACAAGCCGGTCGCGGGGGAGCGCCCGCTGTGGGACTTCCCCGACGGCACCCTCGCCCAGCGCGAGGTGGCCGCCTACGAGGTCGCCGCGGCCACCGGCTGGGACCTGGTCCCGCCCACCGTGCTGCGCGACGGCCCGTACGGCGAGGGCATGGTCCAGCTGTGGATCGACGTCGACCCCGAGGGTGCCGAACTGCTCGGCCTGGTGGACGCGGAGGAGCCCGAGCCCGGCTGGAAGGCGATCGGGCTCGCCGAGGTCGGCGACGGCAAGACGGCGCTGCTGGTGCACGCGGACGACGAACGGCTGCGCCGGCTCGCCGTCCTCGACGCGGTCATCAACAACGCCGACCGCAAGGGTGGCCATCTGCTGCCCACCGCCGACGGCCGGCTCTACGGCATCGACCACGGCGTCACCTTCAACGTCGACAACAAGCTGCGCACCCTGCTGTGGGGGTGGGCGGGTGAGGACCTGACCGGCGAGGCCGTCGAGGTCCTCAAGGGCCTGCGCGAGGCCCTTGGCGGGCCGCTGGGGACCCGGCTGGCCGAACTGATCACCGCGGCGGAACTCGACGCGACGCGCGCGCGTGTGGAGACGTTGCTCACCGCCGGCAGGCATCCGGAACCCAGCGGCGAGTGGCCGGCCATCCCCTGGCCGCCCGTATAG
- a CDS encoding glycerol-3-phosphate dehydrogenase/oxidase: MTSQSTLQSVPALGTHPASGSLPSRAETREQLSKASYDLLVIGGGILGISTAWHAAQSGLRVALVDAGDFAGATSSASSKLLHGGLRYLQTGAVKLVAENHFERRAVSRQVAPHLANPLTFYLPVYKGGPHGAAKLGAGVFAYSALSAFGDGVGHLLSPARAQRDVPELRTENLKAVAVYGDDQMNDARMALMTVRAAVEAGAVVLNHAQVTGLRFTRGRVTGADLKDAVSGEEFGVNARLVLNATGPWVDHLRRMEDPNAAPSIRLSKGAHLVLKRTSPWKAALATPIDKYRITFALPWEDMLLLGTTDEEYEGDPADVSVTEKDIAQILDEAAFSVRDQQLKRDLITYAFAGLRVLPGGPGDTAKAKRETVVTEGRGGMLSVAGGKWTTFRHIGRTVMEKLEALPGHPLGDDFEPIASLPKKLPLPGVANPRAVAHRLLVDNPAPGPRMAADTAKHLATHYGSLAFDIARLANEDPLLAERVHPDAPEIWAQVVWARDHEWAETADDVLRRRTTLTIRGLATDDVRARVQDLLDKK; encoded by the coding sequence ATGACCAGTCAGTCCACCCTGCAGTCCGTACCTGCCCTGGGGACGCACCCGGCCTCCGGCTCGCTTCCGAGCCGCGCCGAGACCAGGGAGCAGCTCTCCAAGGCGTCGTACGACCTTCTCGTGATCGGCGGCGGCATCCTGGGCATCTCCACCGCCTGGCACGCCGCGCAGTCCGGGCTCAGGGTGGCACTGGTCGACGCCGGCGACTTCGCCGGCGCCACCTCCTCCGCCTCCTCCAAGCTTCTCCACGGCGGTCTGCGCTACCTGCAGACCGGCGCGGTGAAGCTGGTGGCGGAGAACCACTTCGAGCGCCGTGCGGTCTCCCGCCAGGTGGCTCCCCACCTGGCGAACCCGCTCACGTTCTACCTCCCCGTGTACAAGGGCGGTCCGCACGGCGCTGCGAAGCTCGGGGCGGGCGTGTTCGCCTACTCCGCGCTCTCCGCGTTCGGTGACGGCGTCGGCCACCTGCTCTCCCCCGCAAGGGCCCAGCGGGACGTGCCGGAGCTGCGCACCGAGAACCTCAAGGCCGTCGCGGTCTACGGCGACGACCAGATGAACGACGCCCGCATGGCGCTGATGACGGTCCGCGCGGCCGTCGAGGCGGGCGCGGTCGTCCTGAACCACGCCCAGGTCACCGGGTTGCGCTTCACCCGGGGCCGGGTGACCGGCGCCGACCTGAAGGACGCGGTCTCCGGCGAGGAGTTCGGCGTCAACGCCCGCCTGGTGCTGAACGCGACCGGCCCCTGGGTCGACCATCTGCGCCGGATGGAGGACCCGAACGCGGCCCCGTCCATCCGCCTGTCCAAGGGCGCCCACCTGGTGCTGAAGCGCACCTCGCCGTGGAAGGCCGCGCTGGCCACCCCCATCGACAAGTACCGCATCACCTTCGCCCTCCCCTGGGAGGACATGCTGCTGCTCGGCACCACCGACGAGGAGTACGAGGGCGACCCGGCGGACGTCTCCGTCACCGAGAAGGACATAGCCCAGATCCTGGACGAGGCCGCGTTCTCCGTCCGGGACCAGCAGCTCAAGCGCGATCTGATCACCTACGCCTTCGCCGGTCTGCGGGTGCTGCCGGGCGGCCCCGGCGACACCGCGAAGGCCAAGCGGGAGACGGTGGTCACCGAGGGCCGGGGCGGCATGCTGTCCGTCGCGGGCGGCAAGTGGACCACCTTCCGGCACATCGGCCGCACCGTGATGGAGAAGCTGGAGGCGCTGCCGGGCCACCCGCTGGGCGACGACTTCGAGCCCATCGCCTCGCTGCCGAAGAAGCTGCCGCTGCCCGGCGTCGCCAACCCCCGTGCCGTCGCCCACCGCCTGCTGGTGGACAACCCGGCACCGGGCCCGCGGATGGCCGCCGACACGGCCAAGCATCTCGCCACCCACTACGGTTCGCTGGCCTTCGACATCGCGCGCCTGGCCAACGAGGACCCGCTGCTCGCCGAGCGCGTCCACCCGGACGCCCCGGAGATCTGGGCGCAGGTCGTCTGGGCCCGCGACCACGAGTGGGCCGAGACCGCGGACGACGTGCTGCGCCGCCGTACCACCCTGACCATCCGGGGCCTCGCCACGGACGACGTCCGGGCCAGGGTCCAGGACCTGCTCGACAAGAAGTGA
- the mshC gene encoding cysteine--1-D-myo-inosityl 2-amino-2-deoxy-alpha-D-glucopyranoside ligase: MHAWPASEVPALPGQGRDLRIHDTATGGPVTLDPGPVARLYVCGITPYDATHMGHAATYNAFDLVQRVWLDTKRQVHYVQNVTDVDDPLLERAERDGVDWVALAEQETALFREDMTALRMLPPQHYIGAVEAIPGIVPLVERLRDLGAAYELEGDIYFSVESDPNFGKVSNLDAAAMRLLSAERGGDPDRPGKKNPLDPMLWMTAREGEPSWDGGSLGRGRPGWHIECVAIALDHLGMTFDVQGGGSDLAFPHHEMGASHAQVLTGEFPMAKAYVHAGMVALDGEKMSKSKGNLVFVSQLRRDGVDPAAIRLALLSHHYRSDWEWTDRVLADAVARLDRWRAAVSRPDGPPAESVVEEIREALSNDLDAPAALAAVDRWAALQQEQGGTDTGAPGVVSRAVDALLGVAL, translated from the coding sequence ATGCATGCCTGGCCCGCTTCCGAGGTCCCCGCCCTGCCTGGTCAGGGCCGCGACCTGAGGATCCACGACACCGCGACCGGCGGTCCGGTCACCCTCGACCCCGGTCCCGTCGCCCGCCTCTACGTCTGCGGCATCACGCCGTACGACGCGACCCACATGGGGCACGCGGCGACCTACAACGCGTTCGACCTCGTTCAGCGCGTGTGGCTCGACACCAAGCGGCAGGTGCACTACGTCCAGAACGTCACGGACGTCGACGACCCGCTCCTGGAGCGCGCGGAGCGCGACGGCGTCGACTGGGTCGCCCTCGCCGAGCAGGAGACGGCCCTCTTCCGCGAGGACATGACCGCCCTCAGGATGCTGCCGCCGCAGCACTACATAGGCGCGGTAGAGGCCATACCCGGCATCGTGCCGCTGGTCGAGCGGCTCCGCGACCTCGGCGCCGCCTACGAACTCGAGGGCGACATCTACTTCTCCGTCGAGTCCGACCCGAACTTCGGCAAGGTCTCGAACCTCGACGCGGCCGCCATGCGTCTGCTCTCCGCCGAGCGCGGCGGCGACCCCGACCGTCCCGGCAAGAAGAACCCGCTCGACCCGATGCTGTGGATGACCGCCCGCGAGGGCGAACCCAGCTGGGACGGCGGCTCCCTGGGCCGCGGCCGCCCCGGCTGGCACATCGAGTGCGTGGCGATCGCCCTCGACCACCTCGGCATGACCTTCGACGTCCAGGGCGGCGGCTCCGACCTCGCCTTCCCGCACCACGAGATGGGCGCCTCGCACGCCCAGGTGCTCACCGGCGAGTTCCCGATGGCCAAGGCGTACGTCCACGCCGGCATGGTCGCGCTCGACGGCGAGAAGATGTCCAAGTCCAAGGGCAACCTGGTCTTCGTCTCCCAGCTCCGCAGGGACGGCGTCGACCCGGCCGCCATCCGCCTCGCCCTGCTCTCCCACCACTACCGGTCCGACTGGGAGTGGACCGACCGGGTACTGGCCGACGCGGTGGCCCGCCTGGACCGCTGGCGCGCGGCGGTCTCCCGCCCGGACGGCCCGCCCGCGGAGTCCGTCGTGGAGGAGATCCGGGAGGCCCTGAGCAACGACCTGGACGCCCCGGCCGCCCTGGCCGCGGTGGACCGCTGGGCGGCCCTCCAGCAGGAGCAGGGCGGCACGGACACGGGTGCGCCGGGCGTCGTGTCCCGAGCGGTGGACGCCCTGCTGGGCGTGGCCCTCTAG
- a CDS encoding PAC2 family protein — protein MIELEGVPELIDPVMVAAFEGWNDAGDAASTAVAHLEREWKGEVFAALDAEDYYDFQVNRPTVWMDAGVRKITWPTTRLSVVRVGGDKPRDLVLVRGIEPSMRWRSFCNELLGFAHELGVELVVVLGALLGDTPHTRPVPVSGVTSDSDLAQRMDLEETKYEGPTGIVGVLQEACTHAGVPAVSLWAAVPHYVSQPPNPKATLALLNRLEDLLDLRIPLGELPEDARAWQVGVDQLAAEDSEVAEYVQTLEEARDTAELPEASGEAIAREFERYLRRRDVNPPGGHATADGSDSASYLRDNPGNPGGKARPPRPPKPDTPGNAENSGTSGEDGDTGGDSGPDGEDTSED, from the coding sequence GTGATCGAGCTGGAGGGGGTTCCCGAGCTGATCGACCCAGTCATGGTGGCCGCGTTCGAAGGCTGGAACGATGCCGGCGACGCCGCCTCCACCGCGGTCGCGCACCTGGAGCGGGAGTGGAAGGGCGAGGTGTTCGCGGCGCTCGACGCCGAGGACTACTACGACTTCCAGGTGAACCGCCCCACGGTGTGGATGGACGCGGGCGTGCGCAAGATCACCTGGCCGACGACACGGCTGTCGGTGGTCCGGGTCGGCGGCGACAAGCCGCGGGACCTGGTGCTGGTCAGAGGCATCGAGCCGTCCATGCGCTGGCGCTCGTTCTGCAACGAACTGCTGGGCTTCGCCCACGAGCTGGGCGTCGAGCTGGTGGTCGTCCTCGGCGCGCTGCTCGGCGACACCCCGCACACGCGTCCGGTACCGGTCAGCGGGGTCACCTCGGACTCGGACCTGGCGCAGCGGATGGACCTGGAGGAGACCAAGTACGAGGGCCCCACGGGCATCGTCGGCGTTCTCCAGGAGGCGTGCACGCATGCCGGTGTGCCGGCGGTCTCGCTCTGGGCGGCCGTCCCGCACTACGTCTCCCAGCCGCCCAACCCGAAGGCCACGCTGGCGCTGCTGAACCGCCTGGAGGACCTGCTCGACCTGCGGATCCCGCTGGGCGAGCTGCCCGAGGACGCCCGCGCCTGGCAGGTCGGGGTGGACCAGCTGGCCGCGGAGGACAGCGAGGTCGCCGAGTACGTGCAGACGCTGGAGGAGGCCCGGGACACCGCCGAGCTGCCGGAGGCCTCCGGCGAGGCGATCGCCCGTGAGTTCGAACGCTACCTGCGGCGCCGGGACGTGAACCCGCCCGGCGGTCACGCCACCGCGGACGGCAGCGACAGCGCGTCGTACCTGCGGGACAACCCGGGGAACCCGGGTGGCAAGGCGCGGCCGCCGCGGCCGCCGAAGCCCGACACGCCGGGGAACGCCGAGAACTCCGGGACTTCCGGGGAGGACGGGGACACCGGCGGGGACTCCGGACCGGACGGCGAGGACACCTCCGAGGACTGA